CAATCCGCCCCGCAACCTTGCAATTAAAAACCCAGGCACGACTTGAAAAGGGTATCGCCGAATTGAACGCCTTCAGGGCAATTGCAGGCGATATCCAGCTTACAGCCGGCGGACGTTACGATCTTTTTTCAGATCAAATCGCCGCAACCCTGAGCCTGGATGCTCCGGATCTTTCCCCAGGCCTTGCCGCTATAGGTCTTCGCAACGGCCGGGGCAAGCTTGAAATCAACGCCGAGATCACCGGTCCGCTGAGGCAACCGGTTTGCAACGTTCTTGTCAACGGCACCGGCCTTGGGTTTCAGGATATTACCATCGGAAATCTGATTGTAAAGGCCGACCTGGATCCATCCGGCAGATTGAATGTTTCAGAGCTTTCTTTAAGAAACCGCAAATCCATGCTCAGTGCCTCGGGCAATCTGCAACTGTTCGAGCATGACAGCTACCGACCGCTCAAAGCCCCCTTACTTCGGGCCGATTTAAAAGCGGACACCCTTTTTCTGGAAGATTTTGTAGACACCCTCAAAGGGAGCCTATCCCTCGCCGCCCAACTGAACGGCGAATGGACGCAACCCCGGGGGAAGGTGCAAATCAAAGGAGAACAACTGGATCTGGTGGTTCAAAAACTGGAGCACGTCAGCCTGTCGGCGGTACTGGATGGAGAAAAGGCCCACATCAACGCCCTGAAAATCGATTTGGTCCCTGATGAATCGATCACGGGATCCGGCTGGATTTCCCGCCAAAAATCATTTGAATTTGAGCTGGCATCGCCGGGGATCGCCCTGGAACACATTGACAAAATCCGGCAGCAGAATATCGCCCAGGGGAAAATTGTGTTTGACTTCTCGGGTGCGGGCGACCTCGCCAACCCTCGAATTAATGGAAATATCGCCTTGCAAAATCTGCGGATCAGCGGCAAAGCCATCAAGGACACCACCTTGCGGCTCGACCTTCACGACCAGTTGGCCCGGATTACCGGCCGGCTCAATTTCGATCTTGACGGTCGGTATCACCTTCAGAAAAAAGATTTTTCGGCCTCCCTGCTTTTTGATCAAACCGAGCTTGCACCCTATTTCAAGCTCGCCGACCGGGAAGATCTGAGCGGAACACTGACCGGTAAAGTTCAAGTCTCGGGCAACACCAACGCCATCGGCCAAATCCGGGGAATAACGGATGTTTCGAACGTTGAGGTTTTTCTTAAAGGCCAAAAACTTTTGCAGGCCAAGAGTTTCAAGGTGCTGATGGCAAATGAAGAGATCTTTATCCCCGATTTGGATCTGGCTTTGGCCGCTAAAGGCCGGCTCGAAATCAAGGGCAAGGGCAAACTCAAAGGTCCCCTGGCCCTGGAAGCGACGGGCAATATACCGCTGGAGGTTCTGAATATATTTGTTGAAGACATTTTTGATAATACCGGAAACATTCTCCTTTCCGCCCGCTTGGAGGGAA
The genomic region above belongs to Candidatus Desulfatibia profunda and contains:
- a CDS encoding translocation/assembly module TamB domain-containing protein; its protein translation is KGINLETLFKNSSALTGIINGDLNLEGRGISLPTLAARADLNIQAEKLSAGSAIRPATLQLKTQARLEKGIAELNAFRAIAGDIQLTAGGRYDLFSDQIAATLSLDAPDLSPGLAAIGLRNGRGKLEINAEITGPLRQPVCNVLVNGTGLGFQDITIGNLIVKADLDPSGRLNVSELSLRNRKSMLSASGNLQLFEHDSYRPLKAPLLRADLKADTLFLEDFVDTLKGSLSLAAQLNGEWTQPRGKVQIKGEQLDLVVQKLEHVSLSAVLDGEKAHINALKIDLVPDESITGSGWISRQKSFEFELASPGIALEHIDKIRQQNIAQGKIVFDFSGAGDLANPRINGNIALQNLRISGKAIKDTTLRLDLHDQLARITGRLNFDLDGRYHLQKKDFSASLLFDQTELAPYFKLADREDLSGTLTGKVQVSGNTNAIGQIRGITDVSNVEVFLKGQKLLQAKSFKVLMANEEIFIPDLDLALAAKGRLEIKGKGKLKGPLALEATGNIPLEVLNIFVEDIFDNTGNILLSARLEGTLDEPQIQADVYLEKIGFTLPAVFHKLQGINGRIAMTPRTITVAGLQGRLDAGRFDLSGHIDIQSMQPLHWDLALKVTELPVAIPDTLDMLLNADLKLLGSPSKSTLFGEAILLEGVYYRNINLSLLQAIDQKQREPLPAGPKNIPLFLKNMDFNVNLSARKPLQVDNNLARLDIMPDLHLTGTLDTPVISGRAAVESGTIQYRKNTFIIKKGIVDFVNPYKIEPLIDIESETRVQDWNITLKLAGTPDNLGFQLRSDPPEADADIISLLLFRKTTRKLIQGEGGMTQSAERLLAEMIDMTWGEDIKKASGLDILEIETHRSGGKIDPNRTKVTLGKELSRRMTIKYALESKNGEMVQRAVSEYKLLENILVNGFQDNKGIFGGEVKLRLEFR